Part of the Desulfolutivibrio sulfoxidireducens genome is shown below.
CAAGGAGCTGCACAAGAAGGGCCAGCCGGTCCTGGTGGGCACCGTGTCCATCGAAAAGTCCGAACTGCTCTCGAACCTGCTCAAGAAGGAGGGCGTGCCCCACGACGTCTTAAACGCCAAGCAGCACGAGAAAGAGGCCGAGATCGTGGCCCTGGCCGGCCACCGGGGCCGGGTGACCATCGCCACGAACATGGCCGGCCGGGGCACGGACATCGTTTTGGGCGAGGGCGTGGTGGACCTCGGGGGCCTGCACATCCTGGGCACGGAGCGCCACGAGTCCAGACGTATCGACAACCAACTCCGGGGCCGTTCCGGCCGCCAGGGCGATCCCGGGTCCTCGCGCTTCTATCTGGCCCTGGACGACGATCTCATGCGCCTTTTCGGCTCGGACCGCATCGCCGGGATCATGGACAAACTGGGCATGGAGGAGGGCGAGGCCATCGAGAACCGGTTGGTCACCAGGGCCATCGAGAACGCCCAGAAAAGGGTCGAGGCCCATAACTTCGACATCCGCAAGCAGCTTCTGGAATACGACAACGTCATGAACCAGCAGCGCGAGGTCATCTATTCCCTGCGCCGCGAGGTCATGAGCACCGAGGCCCCCCAGAAGCTGATCGAGGACTGGATCGACGAGCTTTTGGACGAGATATTCGAACCCCTGGCCTCCTCCAAAGGCGACCACGACCCCGAGGAGTTGGAGGCGGCCGCATCGCGCATCGAGGAGGCCTTCGCCATCCGCGCCGAGGTGAAAACCGGCGACGCCTCGGAGAAAGAGGCGGTCAGACAGGCCGTGTCCGCGCATCTGGACATGCTCAAGGCCGGCGCCGGCGACCATTACCGGGAGATCGCGCGCTATTTCCTCCTGGAGAGCCTGGACCGCAACTGGAAGGACCACCTGCTGAACATGGACCACCTGCGCGACGGCATCGGGCTTCGCGGCTACGGCCAGAAGGATCCCAAGCAGGAATACAAGCGCGAGGGCTTCGCCCTGTTCCAGGGCCTCATCTTCACCATCAAGGACGCCACGGTGCGCTCGCTGTGCCGGGTGCGCATCAAGTCCGAGGTGCGCGAGGAGGAGTTCCAGCACAAAAAGGAACCCGTCGGAGACATCCAATACAGCGGCGGCGGCGATACCGCCGAGCGCAAGAAAAAACCCAAGGTCAACGAGGCCCCGAAAATAGGCCGGAACGCCCCCTGCCCCTGCGGCAGCGGCAAGAAATACAAGAAGTGCTGCGGGAAATAGCCAAAGGGGCCGGACCGACCCGTCGGGACACGAACGCCCGCCCCGGAGCCACCTCCGGGGCGGGCGTTTTGCCTATCGGATGATGATCGGCGGCACGTCGATGGTGATGCCGTAATGGGGAGGCGGCGGCACCGGACGGCAGGCGCCGTGCCCCCAGTAGGTTCCAGGCGGGCAGGGCCGTGGATAATACGGATCGTAATACGGCGGGGGCGGTGGAGGTGGCGGCGGGGGCGGTCCGTAGGGCATGCACCCGTAGGGTCCTTCCCAATAATATCCCGGGGGGCAGGGCCTGCGGGCCTGCGACTCGCCCGCCGTCAGAACGGCGGCGGCCACAAGTCCCAGGCACAACAACGCCAGTGCAACCTTCTTCATGGTCATCTCCTTTCCTTTGCGGCCTGTGCGGCCCGCATGCGGGCGGGCGGCGGCATGCCGTCCCGGCCCGGTTGACGCCTCATAGCAGCATCCGTATCTTCTGCAAGACCCTCTCCAGGGATGAAAATCGGCCAGACATGCGGATTCTCGGCCCTAGCCAGCCAGGCTCCGCACTTCGCAAGACGCGAATCGCGCGCCCGGCGAGGGAAAAAATCGTCATCGCGGCGCAGGCCCTCCCACGCGACCTCCGGCCGGACCGGTGTGGCGCCGAAGCGGTTTTTGGGATAGGACAGCCAAAAATCACAAGGCAGGTTGTCCATGAACACGTTTTCCTGGTCCCGCGCGCTCACCGTCCTGCTTCTTTTCGTCGTCGCCTCCCTGGCCGTGGGTTGTGCGCCCCCGCTGTCCAGGGACCAGTTCGACCCCCATCGTCAGGCCAAGCAACAGGAGCTTTTGAACTGGATGCAGGAAGACCGGAGGTAGCCCCGCGTCTTCCGCCAGACCCGTTGTCCGGGCCGGGTACAAGAAACTATACCTGGCTCGGACATGGCTTGATGGGGGACCAAATTTTTTTACCCGCCAGACCCCCTTCCGGCCCCGGCGAAAGCCCCGCTTCTGGGTGTGGTTTTTCAACATCTTGAAATGAAACGTTATTTATCAAAAAGAGGCAGTTTGACAGACCTTGGCACGATCCCTGCTATATCTGTTTCATCCTTCCTCTGAAAGAAATTTCAACGCAAAACGGCTTTGGGGTGGCTCCCCAAAGCCGTTTTGCGTTTCCCGCCCGCGCCTCTCCCCCCGCTTCACGCGGCCTCGGACAATACCCAGACCACACGCGGTTTCGCCCCCATCCCGGCCACCGACGGTCCAAAGCCCTTCCCGACCGGCAGCGCCGTTAGCCCAGCCGGGACGCCCATCCGGCCCGGCCTCGGCCGGCCTCTTCCCCCCGGCCTCGGCAGCGGCCATGGCGACCAGTACAATTCCTTTTACGGCCCAGCCCCGACATTGCCCTGGCCAACCCGCTCAAACAGGAGTCACCGCACAATAACCTTTTAAAATAACAGGATAAAATTTTTCACGCGGGCATTTTCCAGGTCTTGGCACGCCTCATGCTAAGAAGAAAAGCATCCTTCCTCTGAAAGAAATTTCAACGCGGAACGGCTTCGGGGTGGCTCCCCGAAGCCGTTCCGCGTTGCGTTTCCCAACAACACGGCCAGGACTCCCGCGAAAGCATGACGCGGCGCAAAGCCGCACCGCCCAGAGGGCGAAGTCCTTTGAACGCCCCTGCGCGCCACGGCGGGCCGGATTGCGCCGCCGTCTTTCGATGGCGCGATTTTTTTTCGCATCAGGCGCACGGCGTGCCTGAAACCAGGTCCGCGGGGACAGCGGACCCGGCCACGACCCAGCCACGCCCCACTCACAAGGGGCTTGCGGCGGGAAACCGGAATCGCGCCGGATCAGCGCGTGGAGGTGGTGGTCGTGGAGGTGGTGGTCGTGGCCGCCTGGTTGGCCGCTTCCTCGGCGGCGCTGATGGCCGCGTAGGCCGCTGTCAGGCAACTCGAATAGGACCTGTCGCAGGCGATCTGGCATTGCTGGCGTTTGACGAAATCGGATGTGCCCTGGCATTTCAGGATGCACTGGGTGGAGGCGGTGTTGCAGTCGCAGATCGGGCAGCCTGAATCCAGGGCATGGGCCCAGCCCGCGCCGAGGGTCAGCCCGAAAAAGGCGGCTGTGAGGGCAAAGAGGTATTTCATGGACGAACCATCCTTGAGGTGGCGGGAATTCTCGCGATCCGCCCGCTTGGCGGCACATTGTAGGAAATGACGCCGTCCGTCAACCGCGTCGGAACAGGCGGATTTTCCCGGTTATTTCCCGCCTGGAACGGCCGTTTCGGCGGCTTGGCCGCCTGGCTCGGGCCTGGGGGACCGTGCGGCTGCCGCTGCGCCTTGCACGGCGGCCAGGGCCTCGGCGTTTCCCGGGTCCGCCTCCAGGGCCAGAAGCCACAGCCGCGCGGCATCGGTCCCGCGTCCGGCGACCTGGGCGGCCAGGGCCTCGTCGGCAAGGCTCCGGGACAGGCAGAACCGGGCCTGGGCATGCCCCGGCTCCACGGCCAGGGCCTGCCGCCAGGCCGCCACAGCCAGTTCGCGTTGTCCGGTACGGGAGAACAACGTGCCGAGCAGGGTCAGGGCCTGGACGTCGGTAGGACGAAGCTCCAGGGTCGTTTCCAGTTCAAGCCGGGCGTTTTCCGGCATCCCGAGTCCCAGGTAGGCCACGCTCAGCAGGAAATGCAGTCCGGGATCGACGGAATCGGCCCGGGATGCGGCCGCGAACTGGTTCACGGCCCCGACCGCGTCGCCCGAAAGCAGAAGCCCGATGCCCAGCCAGGCCGAGGCCTGGGCGTTTTCCGGGTCCGCCTCGAGCATGGCCTGGAAATACCGATAGGCCTCGTCCCGGTCTCCCCGACGCAGGGCCAATATCCCCATCCACTTGAGGGCGAAGAGGTTGTCCGGCGAGACCGCGAGCACATGTGCGAAGCGTCCGGCCGCGCCGTCCAGGTCGCCGCGTTCGGCCAGGACCACGCCCAGCCGGCCGAGGGCGTATTCGTTGTCCGGGTCCTTTTTGAGAACGTCCAGGAAGCCCTGTTCGGCCCGGTCGTCCAATCCCTGGTAATAGGCGTCGGCCGCGAAAAAAAGCTCGTCCTCGAGGCTTGCCCCGCGGGCCGTCACGGCCACGGCGCAGCATACGACCGCCGCCAGGATCATCGTCATGACTTTGCTCATGCCCGCCTTCTGGTCCGTGTCTGGGCCGGGTGTCAAGTCTCCCCCGGCATCTCCTCTCTCCGGGTCTGGCCTGCCCCGGAAAACTCGTATATGTTTCCCCCATCTCACTTCACGCAAAGGACAGCGCATGGCCTCCGACATCGTACCCGTTCCCAAGGGATTTTCCTTTTCCGCGATCGACGCGGGGTTCAAGTATTCCGGCCGCGACGACCTGATGCTCATCGTCAGCGAGACCGAGGCCGCGGCCACCGGGGTGTTCACCCAGAATGCCTTCCAGGCCGCTCCGGTGCTGGTCGCCAAGGCAAACCTGGCCAAGGCCGGAGGCCGGGGCCGGGCCATCCTGGTCAACGCCGGGCAGGCCAACGCCTGCACGGGCGAGGACGGCATGGCCGCATGCCGCCAGACGCTGAAGCTGGTGGCCGAGTCCCTGGGCATGGCCCCGCGCGAGGTGCTTCCGGCCTCCACCGGGGTCATCGGGGCGCGCATGGACATGGAGAAATGGGCGGCGGCCGTGCCGCGACTCGTGGACGGCCTTGGACAGGCCGGGCCGAGCCAGGCCGCCCGGGCCATCATGACCACGGACACCTTCCCCAAGCTGGCCTGGAGTTCCCTGTCCACGGCCTCGGGCGAGGTGCGGGTCCTGGGCATGGCCAAGGGTTCGGGCATGATCGCCCCGAACATGGCCACCATGATCGGGGTGCTTTTGTGCGACGCCGACGTGGGGTCGTTGTGGTGGCACGAGGCCGTGGCCGCCTGCGCGGACAAAAGCTTCAACTCCGTGACCGTGGACGGCGACACCAGCACCAACGACTGCGTGCTGGCCCTGGCCAACGGGGCCTCCCGGGTGAAGATCGATTCCGCCGAGGGCCGCCAGGATCTGTTGTCGGTCATGATGGAGGTCTGCCAGACCCTGGCCTACATGATCGTCCAGGACGCCGAGGGCGGCACCAAGATCATCCGCATCAAGGTCAAGGGGGCCAAAGACCACGCCCAGGCCGAGCTTGCGGCCCGGGCCGTGGGCCACTCCCCCCTGGTCAAGACGGCCATGTTCGGCGAGGACGCCAACTGGGGCCGTATCGTGTGCGCCATCGGCCGCAGCGGCGCGGAGTTCGATCCTGGCGAGGTCAGCGTCGCCGTGGGCGGCGTCCCGGTCTTCTCCAGAGGCATGCCCTCGGGGGGCGACCTGGACGGCCTGCTGGCCCCGCACATGCGTCGGGGGGAGATCCCCGTGGACATCGAGCTTGGCGACGGCCCTGGCCGCTATGTGCTCCTGGCCTCGGATTTGAGCTACGACTACGTGAAGATCAACGCGGACTACCGCTCGTGAAAAATCCCGAGACGCCGGCGGCCGGCTCCTTCGACATGACCGACCGGGACCGCCTGACCCGGCTGGCGGATTTTTTGTTCGAGGTGGGCATGCTGCGCAAGACCCCGCGCACGGGCTACCAGTTTCTGGGCTCGGGCGCGGAAAACGTGGCCGAACACTCGTTTCGCACGGCGGTCATCGGCTTCGTGCTGGCCGAGATGCGCGGCGCCGACCCCCTGCGGACCATGGCGTTGTGCCTGTTTCACGACCTGCACGAGGCCCGGACCGGCGATTTCAACTACGTCAACAAGCTCTACAACACCTGCGATTGCAAACGGGCCCTGACCGACGCGCTGACAGGCACCGGGCTTCGCGAAAAAATCCTGGATACGTGGGAGGAACTGGAGCAAAGCCAGTCCCCCGAGGCCATCCTGGCCCACGACGCGGACCAACTCGACCTCATCGTCAACCTCAAGGAGGAGTTGGACCTGGGCAACCGCTACGCGGCCAAATGGCTCGACTGCTCCCTTGAGCGTCTGCGGACCGACGAGGCCCGCTCCCTGGCCAGGACGGTCATGGAGACCGACCACACCGACTGGTGGTTCCAGGGTCCCGACCGGCTGTGGTGGAGCAAAAAAAACGGCACGGAGTAGCCATGCGCGTCGCACTGGTCTCGGACACCCACATAAGCGCCCCCACGGACTGGCTCGAACGCGCCTACGCCGCCCACCTGGCCCCGGCCGATCTGCTCATCCACTGCGGGGACATGACCGGCCGCGCGGCCTGGTCCTTTTTTCTGCAACACCCCAATTTCCATTGCGTCCAGGGCAACATGGACGCATGGGACCTGGCCGAGGACCTGCCCGCCCGTCTGGATCTCGAAATTTCCGGCCTGCGCGTGGCCGTGTGCCACGGCTGGGGCTTCAAGGCCGGGCTCTCCAGACGCCTCTACGACGCCTTCGGTCCGGACTACGACATCATCTTCTTCGGGCACACCCACGCCCGCGAGGACACCCAATACGGGAAGACCCGGTGCATCAACCCCGGCAGCCTGCGCGAGGGCAGCCTGGCCCTGGTGACCCTGGACGACGGCCGGATCTCCACAGAATTCGTGTCCCTTTAAAACCGCGGGAGCTATCGGGGCTGGCGCCCCGAACCCCGCCCGGGGGGAATCATTCCCCCCGGACCCCTTGACTCCCGGGACGGCTCGCCCGTTTTCCGATGCGTTGCATCGGAAAACGGGCGAGCCGTCCCGGGCGATCACGGAGAACGAGGCGAGACATGTCCGCCGGACAGGCCAGGCGAACCGCGCAAAACTGGTACGCCCGCGTAGGGGCGAGGGAAGGGACGAGGCCTCCGCCTCACTTCCGATCTACTGGACCGCGTCGGCGTCGCCGCCGGGACGCGGGCCGAGGATTTCGGCATTGACCATTTCGATCTTGGCCTCTTCCTGAATGGTGGTCAGGTAGGCGCGAAAAAGTTCGCTTTGCTTGGACTGGAGCAGGGACTGCATCCACTTGTCCTTGTCGGCGTTCCAGGCCGCGGGATCAGGCGCGATGCGTTTCTCGGGCCGGGCCAGAACATAGCCGTCGGACACGGCAAAGACCTGGGGCATCCAGTCGGTGGTTTTCTGGTCAAACGCGGCCTTGGCCAGGGGCGGCACCATGCCCAGCCCCGGGATGAATCCCTGACGGGTAAACGGCTGGGAGAGGACGACGTTGGCCTTGTATTCGGCCAGGACCTTGGCCACGCCCTCAGGGGTCTTCATCTCCGAGGCGGCGGCCTCGGCCTTTTCCTTGGCCCGCTTGAGGGCCTCCTTCTCCACGAGTTCGACCACGATACGGTCCTTGACGTCTTCCAGGGGGGCCACAGCGGCCGGCTTGGCCTCCAGGACCTTGGCCACGAGGAAGCCGTCCTCGGTGGTCAGGGGGGTGTCCGTGGTTTTTCCCTGGGCCAGCGCGAAAAGGGTCTCCAGGGCCTGCGGGGCGAGCTTGAGATTCACGGGCGGCTGGTCCTTGGCAAAAAGCTGGGTCTGGCCCATGGCCAGGCCCTCGTCCTCGGCGGCCTTGGCCAATTCGATTCCGGCCACAACCTTGTCCTGCACCGTGTCCATGACCTTGGTCAGCCTGTCGGCGGCGCGTTCCTCGGCCAGCACGGACTTGACCTCGTCCTTGACCTCGTCAAGAGGCGCGGTCCCGGCGGGCCGCTTGTCGCGCACCTCCATCACGTGCAGCCCGATGGTGGTGCGGATGGGATCGCCAACCTTGCCCTTGTCCAGGGAGAAGGCCGCATCCTCGAAGGATTTGAATTCCTTGGGCAGGGCGCCGCGCGAAAGCCAGGCATAGTCCTCGCCCATGACGGCGTCTTCCTCCGTAGGATTTTTGGGCAGCAGGGATGCGAAATCCTCGCCCTTTCTCAGACGTTCGGCCAGACCGGCCAGCTTTTCCTCGGCGGCCTTGACCTCGGCCTCGGGGGCGTTGGGGGCCACCATGACCAGCAGATGGCGGACCTCGACGGATTCGGGCCTCTCGAAGGCCTTGGTGTTGGCCTTGTAATAGGCCTCGATGTCCGTATCGGACACCTCGTCGGGCTTGGCCAGGGTCTGGGGGGACAGGTCGAGATATTCGATCCTGATCTGGGCCGGGGTCTTGAACTTGTCGGCATTGGCCTCGTAATAGGCCTTGATCGCGTCGTCCGGGGGGGTGATGCCCTGGGAGAAGGCGTCGGTCAGGAAGGGGATGTATTCGATGACCGCCTGCTCGCGGCTGAACTCGTAGAGTCCCCGGGCCTCGGCCTCGGTGGCCTGGGCGGGCAGGGTGATGTAGCCGCCGAGCTTTTCCAGGGTCAGGGTCTTGCGCATGTCGGCCTCGAACTCGGCGGTATTGAGCCCATTGGCCTTGAGCAAAACCTCATATTTCTGGGCGTCGAACTTGCCCTTCTCGTCGGCGAAGGCCGGCACGCGGGCGATCTCCCGGCGCAGTTCCACGTCGGACACCGAGATGTTCAGCTTGGCGGCCTGGCCGGCCAGGATGGTCTGGGTCAGCATCTGGCTGAAGACCTGCCAGCGAAAGCCTCCCTCGACCAGTTCCTTGTCGGTGATGTTCGGATTCTGATTGTGCGCCAGGCGCAGGTTCTCCTCGAAGGTCTTCTCGAAATCCTTGACCAGGAGAGGACGGCCGTTCACATAGGCCACCACCGAGGCGGTATCGGCGCCGAAGTTGCCGACGCCCCAAAAGACGAAGACCACGATGATCAGGCCGAAAATGATTTTAACGCCCCAGGATTGGGCGTTTTTGCGCAGGACATCGAGCATGGGTT
Proteins encoded:
- a CDS encoding tetratricopeptide repeat protein, with translation MSKVMTMILAAVVCCAVAVTARGASLEDELFFAADAYYQGLDDRAEQGFLDVLKKDPDNEYALGRLGVVLAERGDLDGAAGRFAHVLAVSPDNLFALKWMGILALRRGDRDEAYRYFQAMLEADPENAQASAWLGIGLLLSGDAVGAVNQFAAASRADSVDPGLHFLLSVAYLGLGMPENARLELETTLELRPTDVQALTLLGTLFSRTGQRELAVAAWRQALAVEPGHAQARFCLSRSLADEALAAQVAGRGTDAARLWLLALEADPGNAEALAAVQGAAAAARSPRPEPGGQAAETAVPGGK
- the argJ gene encoding bifunctional glutamate N-acetyltransferase/amino-acid acetyltransferase ArgJ translates to MASDIVPVPKGFSFSAIDAGFKYSGRDDLMLIVSETEAAATGVFTQNAFQAAPVLVAKANLAKAGGRGRAILVNAGQANACTGEDGMAACRQTLKLVAESLGMAPREVLPASTGVIGARMDMEKWAAAVPRLVDGLGQAGPSQAARAIMTTDTFPKLAWSSLSTASGEVRVLGMAKGSGMIAPNMATMIGVLLCDADVGSLWWHEAVAACADKSFNSVTVDGDTSTNDCVLALANGASRVKIDSAEGRQDLLSVMMEVCQTLAYMIVQDAEGGTKIIRIKVKGAKDHAQAELAARAVGHSPLVKTAMFGEDANWGRIVCAIGRSGAEFDPGEVSVAVGGVPVFSRGMPSGGDLDGLLAPHMRRGEIPVDIELGDGPGRYVLLASDLSYDYVKINADYRS
- a CDS encoding HD domain-containing protein is translated as MTDRDRLTRLADFLFEVGMLRKTPRTGYQFLGSGAENVAEHSFRTAVIGFVLAEMRGADPLRTMALCLFHDLHEARTGDFNYVNKLYNTCDCKRALTDALTGTGLREKILDTWEELEQSQSPEAILAHDADQLDLIVNLKEELDLGNRYAAKWLDCSLERLRTDEARSLARTVMETDHTDWWFQGPDRLWWSKKNGTE
- a CDS encoding SurA N-terminal domain-containing protein, coding for MLDVLRKNAQSWGVKIIFGLIIVVFVFWGVGNFGADTASVVAYVNGRPLLVKDFEKTFEENLRLAHNQNPNITDKELVEGGFRWQVFSQMLTQTILAGQAAKLNISVSDVELRREIARVPAFADEKGKFDAQKYEVLLKANGLNTAEFEADMRKTLTLEKLGGYITLPAQATEAEARGLYEFSREQAVIEYIPFLTDAFSQGITPPDDAIKAYYEANADKFKTPAQIRIEYLDLSPQTLAKPDEVSDTDIEAYYKANTKAFERPESVEVRHLLVMVAPNAPEAEVKAAEEKLAGLAERLRKGEDFASLLPKNPTEEDAVMGEDYAWLSRGALPKEFKSFEDAAFSLDKGKVGDPIRTTIGLHVMEVRDKRPAGTAPLDEVKDEVKSVLAEERAADRLTKVMDTVQDKVVAGIELAKAAEDEGLAMGQTQLFAKDQPPVNLKLAPQALETLFALAQGKTTDTPLTTEDGFLVAKVLEAKPAAVAPLEDVKDRIVVELVEKEALKRAKEKAEAAASEMKTPEGVAKVLAEYKANVVLSQPFTRQGFIPGLGMVPPLAKAAFDQKTTDWMPQVFAVSDGYVLARPEKRIAPDPAAWNADKDKWMQSLLQSKQSELFRAYLTTIQEEAKIEMVNAEILGPRPGGDADAVQ
- a CDS encoding metallophosphoesterase family protein; the encoded protein is MRVALVSDTHISAPTDWLERAYAAHLAPADLLIHCGDMTGRAAWSFFLQHPNFHCVQGNMDAWDLAEDLPARLDLEISGLRVAVCHGWGFKAGLSRRLYDAFGPDYDIIFFGHTHAREDTQYGKTRCINPGSLREGSLALVTLDDGRISTEFVSL